A genome region from Constrictibacter sp. MBR-5 includes the following:
- the mtgA gene encoding monofunctional biosynthetic peptidoglycan transglycosylase, whose amino-acid sequence MKTPSAKARAAKAAPASGRLRAWRAPLRRWLGIAALVALLGPPATILIYRIVPPPFTPLMIIRLVEGEGIDHDWVPMERIAPDLRAAVIAAEDNRFCEHAGFDWGALRDAYDDYRSGDSFRGASTISMQTAKNVFLWPGRTMVRKAVEAWFTMLIELQWPKRRVLEVYLNVAEWGHGIYGAEAAAQAHFGKAAADLTRREASLLAAVLPNPRRWSAGKPTGYISRRANVISTRIGQLGPLLDCAGGQ is encoded by the coding sequence ATGAAGACGCCGTCCGCAAAGGCGCGGGCGGCCAAGGCGGCGCCCGCGAGCGGCCGCCTGCGGGCATGGCGCGCACCGCTGCGCCGCTGGCTCGGCATCGCCGCGCTCGTGGCATTGCTCGGCCCGCCGGCGACGATCCTGATCTACCGAATCGTCCCGCCACCGTTCACCCCGCTGATGATCATCCGCCTCGTCGAGGGCGAGGGCATCGATCACGACTGGGTGCCGATGGAGCGGATCGCGCCGGACCTGCGCGCCGCCGTCATCGCCGCCGAGGACAACCGCTTCTGCGAACACGCCGGCTTCGACTGGGGGGCACTGCGCGACGCCTACGACGACTACCGCAGCGGGGATTCGTTCCGCGGCGCCAGCACGATCAGCATGCAAACGGCAAAGAACGTCTTCCTCTGGCCGGGCCGCACGATGGTCCGGAAGGCGGTCGAGGCCTGGTTCACGATGCTGATCGAACTGCAATGGCCGAAGCGGCGGGTCCTGGAGGTCTATCTGAACGTCGCGGAATGGGGGCACGGCATCTATGGCGCGGAGGCGGCGGCGCAGGCGCATTTCGGCAAGGCTGCAGCCGACCTGACGCGGCGCGAGGCATCGCTGCTGGCGGCAGTGCTGCCCAACCCGCGCCGCTGGTCGGCCGGCAAACCGACCGGCTACATCTCCCGGCGGGCGAACG
- a CDS encoding DUF2336 domain-containing protein: MTKDRVERLLADLSARSRTETASIVAAELSSGRLSDAERQIALDIVAVLAQDAIQTVREALAEHLKSCPFLPRELALTFAHDIATVAVPVLRCTEVLRDEDLIAIIHAGNVAKQIAIAGRSSVPEAVCHALIATCDRAVVKTTVGNLGAQLGEGAMHRVVEQFSHDPAIQRLLIDRPALPITVAQRLVECAADDLRARLMLRHRLPPALFEELMMHGRDRAFSSMIADVPEEQTEALARSLSERAMLPPLLLLRCLCDGSIAFVEASFAVLAGLPIDRARILIHDQGPLGFQAIYRRAGLPDVLLPAFRATVTVRKGVEEGAEDLILERILDHYPGLHAADLEQALAQLWRVLIPDATALPPPALP, translated from the coding sequence GTGACAAAGGACCGCGTCGAACGGCTCCTCGCGGATTTGTCGGCACGGTCGCGGACCGAGACGGCATCGATCGTTGCCGCCGAACTGTCGTCTGGCCGCTTGAGCGACGCCGAACGGCAGATCGCGCTCGACATCGTGGCGGTGCTGGCCCAGGACGCCATCCAGACGGTTCGCGAGGCGCTCGCCGAACATCTGAAATCCTGCCCGTTTCTGCCACGCGAACTCGCGCTCACCTTCGCGCACGACATCGCCACGGTGGCCGTGCCGGTTCTCCGCTGCACCGAAGTGCTGCGCGACGAGGATCTGATCGCCATCATCCACGCCGGCAATGTCGCCAAGCAGATCGCCATAGCCGGCCGCAGCTCCGTACCGGAGGCGGTGTGCCATGCGCTCATCGCGACCTGCGACAGAGCCGTCGTGAAAACCACGGTCGGAAATCTCGGGGCGCAGTTGGGCGAGGGCGCGATGCACCGCGTCGTCGAGCAGTTCTCGCATGATCCGGCGATCCAGCGCCTGCTGATCGACCGTCCGGCGCTGCCGATCACCGTCGCCCAACGTCTCGTCGAATGCGCTGCGGACGATCTGCGGGCGCGACTGATGTTGCGGCATCGCCTGCCGCCGGCCCTGTTCGAAGAACTGATGATGCACGGCCGGGACCGGGCCTTCTCCAGCATGATCGCCGACGTTCCGGAGGAGCAGACGGAGGCCTTGGCACGCAGCCTGTCCGAGCGCGCCATGCTGCCGCCATTGCTGCTGTTGCGCTGCCTCTGCGACGGCAGCATCGCCTTCGTCGAGGCGAGCTTCGCCGTTCTCGCCGGGCTTCCGATCGATCGCGCAAGGATACTCATCCACGACCAGGGGCCGCTGGGGTTCCAGGCGATCTATCGCAGGGCGGGCCTGCCTGACGTTCTGCTCCCCGCCTTTCGCGCCACGGTCACGGTGCGGAAGGGCGTGGAGGAGGGGGCGGAAGACCTGATCCTCGAACGCATCCTCGATCACTACCCGGGGCTCCACGCGGCGGACCTGGAGCAGGCGCTGGCGCAACTCTGGCGCGTGCTCATCCCCGACGCCACCGCGTTGCCGCCCCCGGCGCTTCCCTGA